The DNA window CAGCCGTGCAAGCAGAAAGTAAACTCTAAAGTAAGCAAGTAAGAGTAACATACAAGCTAATGAACGTCACTAAGGGAGAATTTATGCAGCAAACAAATGGAAACTTTGAAAATAGTACAACTGAAAACCACAGAGAGATGAGAATGGATACTGTATCTATGaaacaaaatactgtttttaagaaCCCcagattagaaaaaagaaaatgcttaccaaataaaaatcttaataggTAAACCAAAAGGCAGAATATATTCATGCTCACTGGAAGCCTCAATTGTGCTCAGAATGACAGAGACGGTGTTATAGGTGCTGTGGTCCACCACCCAGATCCCTGCCGGGGACCCACACGTTCTGCCACCTGCTGGCCGCTGGCAGCTCACAGCCAAGTCTCTCTCCAGGAATTACCCTTGGGAAAGAGAATTGCTTTGCCCAAGTTTATGTCCTTTCCCTAAAGGCACACAGACCCCCTTGCTTGGATTCAGGACAATCTGAAGGGTCATCCCAGCCCCAAAGCTCCCTGAACAGTCAGGTGAGGCCTTTCTTAAAACTGCATCACAGTTCAACTTCTCCTTTTACCCTCCTAATCTTTCCCTCCCAGATATTGTCTCCGAGAGAACTTAAGCAATAAGCCTTCTTTCTATCTGCAGCTCTCCATCTCTGCATCCACTCCCAGGGAGCCCAATCTAAGGCagatagaaagaataaaaacaaaaagacctgaAGACATCGAGTGCGTCTCCATCTATATGATTGGAATTCCAGCAGACAagaacagaagggaaggaaaggaataaacaaaGAACCTATAAATAGATTTCCCAGAATTGATGAAAGAAAGATACTGATCATATTGAAAAAGTCCACCAACAAGATGAAAagttaatttatgtatataacacatattatatataatatatgttgaCTTGCATGGGGccgctttggtggctcagtcagttaagcatctgcctttggctcaggtcatgatacaagggtcctgggatggggtcctgcatcagactccttgctcagtggggagcctgcttctccctctgcctacagctcccctAGCTTGTGTCTCtgacaagtgaataaataaaatcttaataaaaaaaaaaactaacaacctAGTTAATAAGGTAGAACCAATTAATATAGCGACGTCTATACTTTGAAAccagaaaataaacttttcttagAGAGTATTTTCTTAGCACAACACATAAATCAGAAACcagatttaatcatttttaaatatctgcagAGTAAGAgatattataaacaaaacaaaaaggcaatagCAAACCAGAGTAAAGTAACCACCAACCATCTGTGAGACGCTTCAATGTAGTATGTATTTTGTGGTTTTGCCCAGCACTTATATCAACGCTATGATTTTGCTCTTGGGGTACCATTCTAGCCTTCTTGTGGTAATGAAgcctcctcccaggccccagggcaggTGTGAGGAAATCAATTCACGATATATCTGGCCACCGGATCAATTCAAGCATGAGCATAGGACCCATTTGGGGCCAGTAAGAGGGAGTGAATGACACGACTTGAGTGCAAGTAACTGAAAAGGACTCTGCCACTGAATTTATGGAGTGAAGCCGTAAGACGTAGCCATCCTGGCATCAGAGCGAGGGCTAGCCTGAGGATGGAGCGGAAGAAACAGAACCTAGGGATGAGTCCCAGAGACATACTGGTGCCTAAATAGATTAGACAGAAATAACCAGGATGCTCGATGTCTTTAAACGTACTGGGATGGGGTAGAGTCAGGCAAGGGGTAAACAACTAGAAAAGACTTTGAGGCTGAACTGTGATATGTAGATAACTATGCAAATGAAAGAGCAGTTATTACTAGATGTTGTGGGTTCAATCACATTCCCCAAAAAGATATGCTGaaatcctaaatatatatatatatatatatatatatatatgtatatatatatatatatatattttatacatatatgtgtatgtatatgtgtatatatacacacacacacacatatatatatacatgcacacacacatatacatgtgtctTTATTTGCAAAGTGTCTTTCCAAatgaaatcaagttaaaatgaggtcatactggattaaggtGGGCCCCAAACCCcataactggtgtccttataaggaaagaggtttggaggaagagaagataCACTGGGAAGAAGTCCACATGAAGACCAGGGCAGAAATGGGAGTTATGCTGCTGATGGAAGGCAAGGAAGGCCAGAGATTGCTGCCAACCATCAAAGGGTAGAAGAGGCAAGggaggattcttccctagagccttcatAGGGAGCCATGGCCCTTCTACCATGGATACTGTATTTCAGACTTCCAGAACAGAgaggataaatttctgttgttttaagccatctaGTTTGAATTTGTTACGGCAGACCTAGGAAAGTACTACAACAGATGATTATTAACTTAAAGGCAAAGCAAAAAGTTCTGCAAGGAAGTAACAGGTATAAGACAGAAATCAGTTCCAGATACCATTTCTACAGACAGAATAATGtaaaaatcaatcagtcaatcaatcacaATATAACCATATTGGGAATAGAAGGAGAGGGGGCCTGGCAATTACATTTGTTTATTGGCAGCAGGAGAATCAAATTCTTGCCTTCTATCATGTGAATTTTACCTTCTATCATAAGAACTCAATAGATAATGTGAAAATTGAGAAATGAAGTAATATTATTATAAGCTTGGTATATAGAGATATGGATAAATGgccaaagaaacagataaaagttGAAAACTGTCATCTCTGGAGAATGAGAAATTAGATCTTGGTGTACTAGACTGGACTGCTTTTCATTATAACTCATGTAGCACTATTTGGCCTATTAAATTATGCATGTATCAactttaatggaaataaaaaacaaaattcaaaagggaaaaataggcaaaaatgaacagacagttcacaaaggaagaaattCGAATGAAGAACATATGAACACATGCCTAAACTCTATCACAACCAGGCcaattcagtttaaaataaattttaaaaataagtctaataataataaatcaaatattaagtCTCCCACCAACTAAACACAGTTTGGAAAGAAATTTggaagtttgaaaatatttagtaaaattgaAAATGTGTATACAACACTGCTAATCCATTCTGGCTTGGATCCCAGGAAACTTTTGTACAGGATCAGAAAAAAGCTTGTTTGAGAAAGTTAATCACAGTgttgtttaaaataatgaaaatctggaGAGGATTACATGTTTACCAATAGATATTTATCCATTCCAGAtaggatattttatatttacatataatactatctggcaatgaaaaagaatgaaaaggagtaAACtaactttatatatacatatataaacacagagtgagaattttcagtgaaaaagaaaagggaagaacagTTTGTCCAAACTATTACCAGCGAAACAAATTTGACAACATACTAACCATTCACTGCTCATGAATATCTGAaggtaaaaacataaaaacattgaTTTGAGGGATACACGCTAAATTCATGAGAGAAGTCAGGTTGGAGAGAGGTTTCCAAAATGGAACTGAGGatgaatacagaaaaaacattCACTTCGTCTGTATTATGttagttcttatatttaaaaactcttttaagGATAGGAAATTGGCTCTGCAGATTTTGGGTTTGTGAGTCTCCATGATAATGAAGCTAATTCgttataataaatattacatttaacaCACgtattaaatagtaaaaatatgtatttttaaaataaaatactcttaagGAAATATGAGAAAGTAGTATTAATTATCAATTCTGGGTGACAGGtactcaggtttttaaaaaatggtatctaggtatttacctgtattttttgttactcaagttttaaaaactagatgtaaaaatgttttattggaaaattgcaaaaattgactcaaaaggAGTACAAATGTCTGAAGAATCTAACAATCTATAGAAGATGCCCCAAAACAGCAGAGAACCatccactaaaaacaaaaaacgaaaaacaaaaacaaaaaaaccccactaaatCCATCCAATTTCATGGATGAGTTCTACCAAATGTTCCAGAAACAATGTCCTAACTCATCTGGTGAGGACAGCATAATCAAAACAGAGCTAGATTATTAGCATTCCAAATTCAGcaggatattaaaagaaaaatcatcttgCTTGAGTGAGACTTATAAAAAGTGCCTTCATGATTCAACATTAGGAaggtaatttttataatatactacagtaaaaaattaagtgagaaaaaaattttaatcttaaagCTCAAAACTTAAAGTTCAATTgatgtttaaaaaagtaaaatttagtaaccattatgtattttttcaattctttgcaaacaagaaatagaagaaaacttttgaatataaaggaaaaaatactccCTTTAGTCAAAAGCAATCAAGGATGCCCTGCATCAAGGGCTAacctatgaaataaaataaatttaaatattctaaataagaaagtaaatgtCAGCAGTTGCAGATTACGTAACTGTTTACTTAGAAATTCCAAGAACATTCACcaacaaacagaaataacaagCCCAGATTCGTCTCTCCGCCTCTGGCGCCCCGCCCCCACTGCTCCGCCCCCTATTGCCCCGCCCCCCGCTGTTGGGCCTGCGCGCGGGGAACTTCGGCGCCTGCGCgtgggacagagggaagaaacaTGGCGGCTCCCAGCTTCCCCACACCGCTGCATGGGCACGTGGGCCGCGGCGCCTTCACCCATGTGTACGAGCCCGCCGAGGATACGTTCCTGCTGCTGGACGCGCTCGAGGCAGCAGCGGCCGAGCTGACAGGGTGCGAGGAGGACGAGGGTCCCCGCGGGAGAGGGCTCGGGCGTCCTGCAGAGGCAGCGGTGGAGGAGAGCCGGGGAAAGAAGGGATGCAGTCTGCCCCGAGAGGAGGCGGTGTCCGCAGACGTGGCGAGCATGGACACACAACCCTTACAGACCATTTCCCTTTAGATTCCTGTAATGAGCGGGCCGGGGAGCTCTCTACTTTTGCCATCATGTTGCTTTGGTCCCAGGAGCTCCACCGCTCCTTCCTACGCCAGCGCGTGTCTTTTCCACAAGCCCCCGAGAGCAGTGATGTGAGAACACGTTTAAAAACCAAATATCCCGAAAAACGTGgcttattaatataaaatgttttcgTCAGTATTAAAAGTTGCGTGTCATTTAATTTACTCACTGTACAAAAAAAGCACCCTATAGTAAGGGAAGGGCACAAAATGAAGTGAGGTTGTGGGGTCGTGGCGTGGATAAGTATTTTGAAACCCACTGAACGGCATATTCTGCCCTGAACCACCGGCCGGTTCGCCACGTGTGGCTGCAGAACCCTTGAAACGTGGCTAGTGCGACTGCAGAGCGTCATGTTTCATTACCTTAAAATGTTAAACTAGCTACAGAGCTAGCAGCCTATGGAATTTTCCCTAGcactttgtaaataataaaattgactTGTTGAAGTGCCCCCCCCATAAATGTTAAAtgacattaaaagaatgaatacgtgcatggttatttttttaatgaaaggaatcCGAGTAATTAGATTTATTTCAAGATCAAGACTTGAAGTTGATGATCTCAAGATGAAACCGCAGTCAGGCTTCATAGATCTGTATTTCTgtattgtgtttctctctcttcaaCCTGGTCAGGTTTTTCCATCTATAAAGTGCCCCAACGCTTATTAAATCAGCTTTTCATTGTAAACGATGGAACTTTGGGACTTACTGGAATGCAGAACGTAATTTGTCTTTTAGTCTCGATACCCTAGAAAGATTTACAAGCACAAATTGCACTGTAAAGTATGTTGTGAAAGGAGCGGATTTTGTTATAAAGTCAGATTATTTCTGTTCTTGAGATTCTGTTTATGAAAGCATGatagttattttcaaataaaagccTCCTGATAAGATCTTCCCACATATTAATAAAGTTTTGTCAGATAATGTGGATTGATTCCAAAAATTAGAAGCTGCTAGAGTTTATTTTTGGATAGTTGTTTGAGGCGTTAGTAGCCAGCAAGACCTACATCCCATTAAACCCATTTCTGTGATTGGAGAAAACTAGTGCTTCTGATGCGTATGTAGATTATAGGCAGGGAAGTAAATTTAATTGAAGGTTAAAATAGAGTGtaataaagaatttattcaaaagcattttaaaattatactaataTTATAAGATCAGATTCTGTGAGATTTTCTCAGTTCCGTGTACAGCTGTACAAATAACAAATTTTCTTCCTGCTCTAAATCTATTAAGAGAAAGggggaatttttttccccctaggatATGCTAATGGATTTGTGAATGTTACGTACTTTTAAATGATAGAGAAAACAtcataaataaatagtataataaCTAACCCTATCATTTCAGGGAAGTACTAAACTACTAAACCCCTGTGAGAAGGGTTGAtgtttttcatattaatattttcaaccCTCAACCTTATTCCATAGTTTTATATAATGTTTTGTAGTAATTAATTGGAAGACGTCTATTTTATGAACTTTAATTACACACCCCAAACAATTCTGAGTTAAACAGTATTACATGAGCACAAAGTGGTTGTCAGAAATTAGTgtgtttataaatttcttttgtatttccatgtatttgcAGATGAGTGATGCTGgagaaatacacattaaaagtAGATTGAGCATCATTTTCTGTGATGTATATTTTTATCCTActctactcatttattttattttgtttttttagagtgGAAATATGCCTTGAAGTTGGATCAGGGTCTGGAGTGGTATCTGCATTCCTAGCCTCTATGATAGGTCCTCAAGCTTTGTACATGTAAGTATAAGTATATCAAATTCATCCACATCTTCCACTAAGAAATTCACTAGGGGTATGACTGCCGgaatgaaatcatttttataaatgaatggtATATATCTGAAAGGGTCTACTTAAGTGTAGTAAGGACTCAGATTATAAATTATTCTTCCCTAAACATTTTAACTGCATGTCCAAAACTGTTCCATCATACTGCATAATTATAGaagcaacaaaataatttttaggatatttctaaatttgaaattttttaggCAATGATtaccagaaaaaaattgaaaattacttaattttttcagaaaatttgagaatatggaaagtttagaagaaaataaaaatcatttccaaTTCTACCACACATGGTCCaagtgtgtttctttctttttttcccattccctATGTTCTTAATATTGTATCAtgactatttttcaaaaattccttttaaatttcatttttgtggtgGCATAGTATTCATTAGATTcataatttaatttcttcagatgtgtatgcatgtatgtgtagtTTCTACTCTTGCACATTGTATCAATATAACAATCTTTTTCATTAATAtaacatcttgtttctttttccttcaccattattaaagcattttcatttttttctaaatctgcTTTGTAAAAAAGCTGtggaacatttttaaatttttcagtaatAGGTTGCCTCATGGtcataaaatacagttttctttcttttctgtttctaggtGCACTGATATCAACCCTGAAGCAGCAGCTTGCACTCTGGAGACAGCATACTGTAACAAAGTCCACATTCAGCCAGTAATTACAGACTTGGTGAGCTATTCATCCTTGTCCAATAatacttaatttccttttcaaataagTTAAGGTTAAGATGATTAGGTCAAAGAAGCTTGAGtgataaattaattaacttttaacCACTAAATATTATACCCCATAATTTACAAAGTAAATTCTTAACTGATGTAATTCATCTTGTCCAAAATTCAAAGGAAATTCCTACTGTCTTGGAAGGATCAGTCATCTTTTGGTCAGAAGTGACAGAGAATCCAGTTTAAACTGGCTGAGGTAAAGTGTGTGGCTTCACACACACAGCTGTGCCAGCTGGCCTCAGGAACTCAAATGATATGACAGGCATCTTTTTCTTAGCTCTGAACTTCTCTGTTGGCTCTATGTCTAGGtagtctttttcttcttggtaaGAAGATACTTGCATGTCTGTTTCTTACTTCTCAGCAAACACCTCCCTTATCCTTCCATGGAAAGAAACTCTTTCTATTTAGTTAGTCTTACAAGCCCCAGAATGAGTGTTGCTTGGATCATCTTGGATCATATGCCATCTCAAAATCTCTCACTGTGGCCAAAGGGGATTGAAATATGCAGATGACTGATTTAGGCCTGAGTCATAGTCCCACCCCGGACAGCTGCATTGGGATAAGCCCAACCCAAGCTAAATTCTCATTCTCATTGAGAATGAGAGGATAGAGAATTTACCCATTAGAGATCAAGGAGATGAAATCAGAAGGAAGAGGGCAATGAGGCCTGGAAGGTAAAAAAACACACCACAATTACAGAACCATCATTTTAAGTGACACATATATTTCCCAGTACcgttttcctttaatattttaattagtaaGACTTGGATAATTTTGgatatttgttgttgttagaagTGCTTTTTTGTAAGCAAAGAATCTTAACACCAAGTACCAGATagggatagaaataaaaatgctttccGTGCTTCGTGATGTGTATTCTTAGTGTTAAGAGTATTTagcttttctgcttttttaaactCAGAAGTGATTTTTCAGCTTAGACTGAATTAAGCCAAATATGTAAGAAATTCTTACCTATTAGAACTTGTTACTGCTATTAAAAACTAGATTATCAAGAAAGGTACTCAGGTGATTTACAGGGGATCACCGTGAAGGTTTTgccctttaaaattttaacttatttctttattgtgtcCATGATTAGTGTTAAATATATGGttttggaataataataaaactttagataaataagaaattcagaatatatttattttaacagaggTAGAAACTGAGGtgaggttcattttttaaagtcctgTAACTAAGAGAGTGATAATTACAGAATTTAAGCCCAGACCATTGATTCTAAATCTAGAAGTCTCCCGGCTGTTTCAGGACATGGCTCATGGTAGTCCGTGCCAGTCAACTCTTTCGGTGGTTTGAGGTGATGGTGACCCTGAATGCTgacaaagaaaggaggaagaaggaggcatTAGCACAGATTATGATCCACTTACAAAACTCTGTGTTTGTTTAATATTCAGAACAGTAGGCATAGATGACCACAGCCATGATCAAAATCATTGTTTTAGATAACTCAGCTTACCTGTTTACCAAGCAGtacttttattttgcttcttttttagttttagaaaaaagacttttttcAGATATGTCATATGGCTTTCCTTACATTCCTAAAACAAACTAAACATAACTTGATCTTTGATTGATTCCGGGTCATTAAGATGAGCCTTAGTTCCTTTTCTGTGCTAGCTGTGATGAGGATTACTCAGGGCTTTCTGCCTTACACTGAGTAGCTAGAGCCTGCAGTGATTTgagttttcatttcctctcctctttgtctcttttcccttGCTTTATGTTGTCTTATTTTACTGTTTCCTGTTAGTGGcatttctgctctctctttccatgTGCTGTTTGCTAGAATACCAAACAAGTGATTTAGTTAAACTTGTATTTAAGCTAAGAGTTCAGGGGCTCTAAATAAGAGCCTCTCCTATAAATCAAGTACATTTTGCTGTTTGAATTTAAAACTTCTTGTCAGAGGCTATTTTTGCTTACTTCCCCACTTTTAGATCTGTTCTAATGTTCTGAGACCACCCAAAAGCTGAATGTGGATGGAGGGGGGGGGTGTGGGATTAGACCTTATATCTCATATTCTCATTTAAATCCATTTCCTTTCTAAACTacataattttctgtattttaatatcaattttttcctttatttaaaatccatACTGCAATGATTATTAATATATAGTACctcagaaccttttttttttttaagattttatttatttatttgacagagagatagagagcacaagtaggcagagcagcagacagagggaggagaagcaggctctccgctgagcagggagcccgacatggggttcattcccaggaccttgggatcatgacctgagccgaaggcagcctcttaatgactgagccacccaggtgcccccacctcaGAGCCATTGTAAACAATTACAAAGCAAATTCTTTTTTAGTTTCCCTTCTCAACATTTCTGGAATATTAccttctggacttttttttttctttttttttacaatgtgAGAAACTTAATTTCTTTATGTAATTGAAAATTGgtgatttcaaatatatttcctcATGCTGCAGTATCACTACCAAAAGGAACAGCAGATAACTAGTCATCTTACTACTTGCAGACAAAGGTATTCCTGAATCACTTCCCTCAAAAATGttacttttcactttttaaatgaatagagaaagaagaggtaCCTCCATAACACCTCCTCAAAGATACTGTTCGTGTGTTCTCTTTGAACTTTACAGTTAACAGGCCTATTAAGATGACAAACAGAAATGCTTTTAGAAACCGGGATAAAATGGAAGCAGTAAGGCAGTGTTTCACACTGTGTGTAAATCGCCCAGTGATGTGCCCAGTACTGAGACGGTATGACTGAGTGTTA is part of the Mustela nigripes isolate SB6536 chromosome 2, MUSNIG.SB6536, whole genome shotgun sequence genome and encodes:
- the N6AMT1 gene encoding methyltransferase N6AMT1 isoform X2; protein product: MAAPSFPTPLHGHVGRGAFTHVYEPAEDTFLLLDALEAAAAELTGVEICLEVGSGSGVVSAFLASMIGPQALYMCTDINPEAAACTLETAYCNKVHIQPVITDLVGSHGVEAAWAGGRNGREVMDRFFPLAADLLSPRGFFYLVTIKENNPEEILEAMSTRGLRGTIALSRQAGQELLSVLKFTKS